The Melospiza melodia melodia isolate bMelMel2 chromosome 7, bMelMel2.pri, whole genome shotgun sequence genome has a segment encoding these proteins:
- the LOC134420495 gene encoding UDP-N-acetylglucosamine transferase subunit ALG13 homolog produces the protein MKSTFVTVSTTSFDELIAAARSPPCPQALQSRGYQKLVLQAGWGSLPQPQPSSSPAAAVEAFRFKDSLAEELQSADLVISHTRAGSWLETLENGKPLIVVINDKLMNHQLELAKQLHRDGCVLYCNCRTLPCTMQSMNLSALKPFPPGQPEKFASFLNKVLGLQ, from the exons ATGAAGTCCACGTTCGTCACCGTGAGCACCACCAGCTTCGATGAGCTGATCGCCGCGGCCCGCTCCCCGCC GTGCCCGCAGGCGCTGCAGAGCCGCGGGTACcagaagctggtgctgcaggcgggctggggctcgctgccgcagccgcagcccagcagcagcccggccgcggCGGTGGAAGCGTTCCGGTTCAAGGACTcgctggctgaggagctgcagagcgcaGACCTGGTCATCAGCCACACAC GTGCTGGTAGCTGGCTGGAGACTCTAGAGAATGGAAAACCACTAATAGTAGTAATAAATGACAAGCTGATGAACCATCAGCTTGAGCtggccaaacagctgcacagagatggctgtgtcctctactgtaactgcag AACTCTTCCATGT acaatgcagtcaatgaacttgtcagctttgaaaccttttcctcctggacagccagaaaagtttgcttcattcttgaataaagttcttgggttacaataa